The following are from one region of the Lycium ferocissimum isolate CSIRO_LF1 unplaced genomic scaffold, AGI_CSIRO_Lferr_CH_V1 ctg14462, whole genome shotgun sequence genome:
- the LOC132042275 gene encoding cyclin-dependent kinase E-1-like isoform X2: MGDGNARGNSSNRPEWLQQYDLIGKIGEGTYGLVFLAKIKANRSKSIAIKKFKQSKDGDGVSPTAIREIMLLREISHENVVKLVNVHINQADMSLYLAFDYAEHDLYGFYSYILAH, from the exons ATGGGAGATGGGAACGCGAGAGGGAATAGCAGCAATCGGCCAGAGTGGCTGCAACAGTACGACTTAATAGGGAAAATAGGGGAAGGAACTTATGGGTTGGTTTTCTTGGCTAAGATCAAAGCTAACCGCTCCAAATCTATTGCTATCAAAAAATTCAAACAATCCAAGGATGGTGACGGCGTTTCCCCCACCGCCATTCGCGAAATCATG TTGCTTCGGGAGATATCCCATGAGAATGTTGTAAAGCTTGTCAATGTGCATATCAACCAGGCAGATATGTCTCTCTATCTGGCTTTTGACTATGCGGAGCATGACCTCTAT
- the LOC132042275 gene encoding cyclin-dependent kinase E-1-like isoform X1 has product MGDGNARGNSSNRPEWLQQYDLIGKIGEGTYGLVFLAKIKANRSKSIAIKKFKQSKDGDGVSPTAIREIMLLREISHENVVKLVNVHINQADMSLYLAFDYAEHDLYVSICSSLEYTRYSYTFYSNMQNISNYVTSVNRNIQYIPIQKCLRFYFISFLQISSF; this is encoded by the exons ATGGGAGATGGGAACGCGAGAGGGAATAGCAGCAATCGGCCAGAGTGGCTGCAACAGTACGACTTAATAGGGAAAATAGGGGAAGGAACTTATGGGTTGGTTTTCTTGGCTAAGATCAAAGCTAACCGCTCCAAATCTATTGCTATCAAAAAATTCAAACAATCCAAGGATGGTGACGGCGTTTCCCCCACCGCCATTCGCGAAATCATG TTGCTTCGGGAGATATCCCATGAGAATGTTGTAAAGCTTGTCAATGTGCATATCAACCAGGCAGATATGTCTCTCTATCTGGCTTTTGACTATGCGGAGCATGACCTCTATGTGAGTATATGTTCTTCACTTGAGTATACAAGGTACTCTTATACATTTTATTCCAATATGCAGAATATATCAAACTATGTTACTTCTGTAAACCGTAATATACAGTATATCCCCATCCAAAAATGTTTACGtttctactttatttcttttcttcaaatttcttcattttaa